One segment of Meriones unguiculatus strain TT.TT164.6M chromosome 3, Bangor_MerUng_6.1, whole genome shotgun sequence DNA contains the following:
- the Slc46a2 gene encoding solute carrier family 46 member 2, with translation MGPGVTCPWGSQLSGFQVRTWTEPVVALTQVAGSLYDAGLLLVVKESFAPGAGGSSNYSASQLLRGHQEDQQQKAISNFYIIYNLVVGLTPLLSAYGLGWLSDRYHRKISICTSMLGFLLSRIGLLLKVTLDWPVEVMYGAVALNGLCGGFSAYWSGVMALGSLSCSEGHRSLRLIVIDLVLGLAGFCGSMASGHLFKQIVGHSAQGLLLTACSVGCAAFALLYSLFVLKVPESGSEPSKVFAVDTVSGMVGTYRTLDPDQLDKQNAPGSPPTPGKGKPSRTIVALLFVGAIIYDLAAVGTVDVMALFVLKEPLSWNQVQLGYGLASGYIIFITSFLGVLVFSRYFRDTTMIIIGMVSFGSGALLMAFVKKTYMFYIARAIMMFALIPITTIRSAMSKLIKDSSYGKVFVILQLCLALTGVVTSTIFNKIYQLTLDKFSGTCFVLSSFLSFLAIVPISIVAYKQVPRSSQEESAEK, from the exons ATGGGTCCTGGGGTCACCTGTCCGTGGGGCAGCCAGCTCTCTGGCTTCCAGGTGAGGACTTGGACGGAGCCTGTGGTGGCCTTGACCCAGGTGGCCGGCTCCCTCTATGATGCAGGGCTACTCCTGGTAGTGAAGGAGTCCTTTGCACCTGGGGCTGGAGGCTCCTCCAATTACAGTGCCAGCCAGTTGCTCAGGGGGCACCAGGAGGACCAACAGCAGAAGGCCATCTCCAATTTCTACATCATCTACAACCTTGTGGTGGGCCTGACGCCCCTGCTGTCCGCCTATGGACTGGGCTGGCTCAGTGACCGTTACCATCGCAAGATCTCTATCTGTACGTCGATGCTGGGCTTCCTGCTGTCCCGCATCGGACTCCTGCTCAAAGTGACGCTGGACTGGCCGGTGGAGGTGATGTACGGAGCAGTGGCACTCAACGGGCTCTGCGGGGGCTTCTCCGCTTATTGGTCCGGGGTCATGGCCCTGGGATCCCTGAGCTGCTCCGAAGGCCACCGCTCCTTGCGCCTCATCGTCATCGATTTGGTCCTGGGCTTGGCCGGGTTCTGTGGGAGTATGGCCTCGGGGCATCTCTTCAAGCAGATCGTTGGGCACTCGGCGCAAGGCCTCCTGTTAACTGCCTGCAGCGTGGGGTGTGCAGCCTTTGCCCTTCTCTACAGCCTCTTTGTGCTGAAAGTCCCCGAGTCTGGGTCGGAACCCAGCAAGGTGTTCGCCGTGGATACGGTGTCTGGCATGGTAGGCACCTATCGAACTCTGGATCCAGATCAACTAGACAAGCAGAATGCACCAGGAAGCCCGCCGACTCCTGGGAAAGGGAAGCCCTCCCGAACCATTGTTGCCCTGCTATTTGTGGGAGCCATCATCTATGACCTGGCCGCTGTGGGCACAGTGGATGTCATGGCCCTTTTTGTGCTAAAGGAGCCTCTCAGTTGGAACCAAGTGCAGCTGGGCTATGGGCTGGCTTCTGGGTACATAATCTTCATCACCAGCTTCTTGGGTGTCTTAGTCTTCTCCCGCTACTTCCGGGACACCACGATGATCATAATCGGGATGGTTTCCTTTGGGTCTGGAGCCCTTCTCATGGCCTTTGTGAAGAAGACATACATGTTCTACATTG CCCGAGCCATCATGATGTTTGCACTCATCCCCATCACCACCATCCGATCAGCCATGTCCAAACTCATAAAGGACTCTTCCTACG GAAAGGTGTTCGTCATATTGCAGCTGTGCCTAGCTCTGACTGGGGTGGTGACATCCACCATATTTAACAAGATCTATCAGCTCACCCTGGATAAGTTCAGTGGCACCTGCTTTGTTCTATCCTCGTTTCTCTCCTTCTTGGCCATTGTCCCAATTAG CATTGTGGCCTACAAACAAGTCCCAAGGTCATCACAAGAAGAGAGTGCAGAGAAatga